Proteins encoded together in one Rossellomorea sp. y25 window:
- a CDS encoding PTS transporter subunit IIBC produces MKNLLSFDFWQKFGKALLVVVAVMPAAGIMISIGKLIAMMGGDITLVQTIARVMEDIGWGIITNLHILFAVAIGGSWAKERAGGAFAALIAFVLINRITGAIFGVNGDMLGDPEATVSSLFGQTLIVSDYFTSVLGAPALNMGVFVGIISGFLGANLFNKYYNYDKLPDALSFFNGKRFVPFVVIVGSVVIAVVMSIVWPFIQGLLNDFGQWIATSRNTAPIIAPFIFGALERLLLPFGLHHMLTVPINYTELGGTYKILTGSGAGSTVAGQDPLWLAWIADLNNFLAAGDTESYKQLLNDVTPARFKVGQMILSTAALIGIAYAMYRNVDKDKKKKYKSMFLSAGLAVFLTGVTEPIEFMFMFAAPLLYVVYAIMTGLAFAIVDIVNIRVHSFGSIELLTRVPMILKAGLWVDLVNFVIACIVFFGLNFTVANFLIKKFNFPTPGRNGNYIEDEATTGGGTVSKDSIAPKVVAMLGGKDNIVDVDACMTRLRVTVKDTSLVGTEQEWKKNGALGLILKDKGVQAIYGPKADVIKSDIQDLLGA; encoded by the coding sequence ATGAAGAATTTATTGTCATTTGATTTTTGGCAGAAGTTCGGGAAAGCATTGCTTGTGGTCGTGGCCGTCATGCCAGCTGCAGGGATTATGATTTCCATCGGTAAGTTGATTGCAATGATGGGTGGAGACATCACATTAGTGCAAACGATTGCAAGAGTTATGGAGGATATCGGTTGGGGAATCATCACCAATCTTCACATCTTGTTCGCAGTAGCCATCGGTGGCTCATGGGCGAAAGAACGTGCGGGCGGTGCCTTCGCTGCATTGATCGCCTTTGTCCTGATCAACCGTATTACCGGAGCGATCTTCGGAGTCAATGGAGATATGCTTGGAGACCCCGAAGCAACGGTCTCTTCTCTTTTCGGACAAACGTTAATTGTTTCTGATTATTTCACATCGGTTCTTGGTGCACCCGCTTTAAACATGGGTGTATTCGTCGGAATCATCTCAGGTTTCTTAGGAGCCAACCTTTTCAACAAATATTATAACTATGATAAATTACCAGATGCCCTTTCCTTCTTTAACGGAAAACGTTTCGTGCCATTCGTCGTTATTGTAGGTTCTGTTGTAATCGCTGTCGTAATGTCCATTGTATGGCCATTCATTCAAGGATTACTCAATGACTTCGGTCAATGGATCGCAACATCCCGTAACACAGCGCCAATCATTGCGCCATTCATTTTCGGTGCGTTAGAGCGTCTATTATTACCATTCGGTCTGCATCATATGTTAACGGTTCCAATCAATTACACGGAACTCGGCGGAACGTACAAGATCCTGACTGGTTCAGGAGCAGGTTCGACGGTTGCTGGTCAAGATCCACTATGGCTCGCATGGATCGCTGACTTAAACAACTTCCTGGCTGCAGGAGATACGGAAAGCTACAAACAATTATTAAATGACGTCACACCTGCACGCTTCAAAGTAGGTCAAATGATTTTATCCACAGCTGCTTTAATCGGTATCGCTTATGCCATGTACCGTAATGTGGATAAAGACAAGAAGAAAAAATACAAATCCATGTTCCTATCAGCTGGTTTAGCAGTATTCTTAACAGGTGTTACAGAGCCAATCGAATTCATGTTCATGTTTGCAGCTCCGCTTTTATACGTTGTGTATGCCATCATGACGGGACTTGCTTTCGCGATTGTGGATATCGTCAACATCCGTGTTCACTCATTTGGATCCATCGAGCTATTGACTCGTGTTCCGATGATCCTCAAAGCCGGCCTATGGGTCGACCTTGTGAACTTTGTGATTGCGTGTATCGTATTCTTTGGCCTTAACTTCACGGTTGCCAACTTCTTGATCAAAAAGTTCAACTTCCCGACACCGGGTCGTAACGGGAACTACATTGAAGACGAAGCAACTACCGGCGGCGGGACAGTAAGTAAAGATTCCATCGCGCCGAAAGTCGTTGCCATGCTTGGCGGTAAAGACAACATCGTAGACGTGGATGCATGTATGACCCGTCTTCGTGTAACTGTAAAAGACACAAGCCTAGTCGGGACTGAACAGGAATGGAAGAAAAACGGAGCATTGGGGCTCATCCTGAAAGACAAAGGCGTACAAGCCATCTATGGTCCGAAAGCAGACGTCATCAAGTCTGACATTCAAGATCTACTGGGAGCGTAA
- a CDS encoding heavy metal translocating P-type ATPase gives MSSQSKALSMGAPNEKIHFFEKIKPHAELIAALVSGVFILLGWLTSNDDSSLSIIFYLLAFVIGGFAKAKEGIEETIENKELNVEMLMIFAAVGSAIIGYWTEGAILIFIFAVSGALETYTMNKSQKEISALMQLQPEEAWLVTGSGEKKVHVSSLEIGDHILIKPGERVPTDGIVVKGTTSIDEAAISGEAVPVTKGQRDEVFAGTVNINGAITIEMTKPSSETLFQKIIDLVQSAQSEKSPSQQFIERFEGTYVKVVLAVVFLMMFLPHFLLGWSWTETFYRAMVLLVVASPCALVAAIMPASLSAISNGARHGILFKGGAHLENLSNIKAIAFDKTGTLTKGKPVVTDIVVADHVDKHEVMTVVASIENQSNHPLAQAIVKHATRERNAELFQPDSLEDVSGWGVKALVNGTEWKIGKADFVDKVLAEQFMDGAFGRIASEGKTTVFVAKENQIVALIALKDVVRKETIEALQLLKDEGVQTIMLTGDNEKTARAIAEEAKVASFIAECLPETKVDELKKLKRQFGTVGMVGDGINDAPALATANVGIAMGEGTDVALETADVVLMKNDLTRIAEAIKLSKKMKRIVQQNVVFSIAVIMLLIASNFLQILDLPYGVIGHEGSTILVILNGLRLLK, from the coding sequence ATGAGCTCACAATCCAAAGCCTTATCCATGGGAGCACCAAATGAAAAAATACACTTCTTTGAAAAAATAAAACCTCATGCAGAATTGATTGCCGCATTGGTCAGTGGTGTGTTTATTTTACTGGGATGGTTGACATCAAATGACGACTCAAGCTTGAGCATCATCTTCTATCTCCTCGCCTTTGTCATCGGCGGATTCGCGAAAGCCAAAGAAGGAATCGAAGAAACCATCGAAAACAAAGAGCTGAATGTAGAGATGCTGATGATTTTTGCCGCAGTGGGGTCTGCCATTATCGGTTACTGGACAGAGGGTGCCATCCTGATCTTCATCTTCGCTGTCAGCGGCGCACTTGAAACGTATACGATGAACAAAAGTCAGAAGGAAATTTCCGCACTCATGCAGCTTCAGCCTGAAGAAGCATGGCTCGTGACAGGATCTGGCGAAAAGAAAGTCCACGTTTCAAGCCTTGAAATCGGAGACCATATTCTGATCAAACCGGGTGAACGCGTGCCAACGGACGGTATTGTCGTAAAAGGAACAACGTCCATCGATGAAGCAGCCATTTCAGGGGAAGCCGTCCCTGTAACTAAAGGTCAAAGAGATGAAGTGTTCGCTGGAACGGTCAACATCAACGGTGCCATCACCATTGAAATGACCAAACCAAGCAGTGAAACCCTTTTCCAAAAAATCATTGACCTTGTGCAATCCGCGCAAAGCGAAAAATCGCCTTCACAGCAGTTCATCGAACGCTTTGAAGGAACGTATGTAAAAGTAGTGCTTGCCGTTGTCTTCCTGATGATGTTCCTGCCCCACTTCCTACTCGGATGGAGCTGGACGGAAACATTCTACCGGGCAATGGTCCTACTCGTTGTTGCTTCACCTTGTGCCCTGGTTGCCGCTATCATGCCTGCGAGTTTATCGGCGATTTCAAACGGTGCCCGTCATGGAATTCTTTTTAAAGGCGGAGCTCACTTGGAAAACTTGAGCAACATCAAAGCCATTGCCTTTGATAAAACCGGTACGTTGACGAAAGGAAAACCAGTTGTGACGGATATAGTGGTTGCGGATCATGTGGATAAACATGAAGTGATGACTGTCGTCGCTTCGATTGAAAATCAGTCGAATCATCCACTTGCTCAAGCCATTGTGAAACACGCAACTCGTGAACGTAACGCGGAACTTTTTCAGCCTGATTCCCTCGAAGACGTATCCGGCTGGGGAGTCAAAGCGCTTGTGAACGGAACCGAATGGAAAATCGGGAAAGCAGATTTTGTGGATAAAGTGTTGGCAGAACAATTTATGGATGGTGCCTTTGGACGAATCGCTTCTGAAGGTAAAACAACGGTCTTCGTTGCCAAGGAAAATCAGATTGTGGCATTGATCGCATTGAAAGACGTGGTTCGTAAAGAAACCATCGAAGCTTTGCAACTCCTTAAAGATGAAGGCGTCCAAACGATCATGCTGACAGGGGACAACGAAAAGACGGCCCGTGCCATTGCAGAAGAAGCCAAGGTTGCCTCCTTCATTGCCGAGTGCCTGCCGGAAACGAAAGTAGACGAACTGAAAAAGCTGAAACGTCAATTCGGTACCGTCGGAATGGTCGGGGACGGAATCAACGACGCACCTGCACTTGCAACGGCCAACGTAGGAATCGCCATGGGTGAAGGAACCGACGTCGCACTGGAAACAGCCGATGTCGTGCTAATGAAAAACGATCTTACCCGTATTGCTGAAGCCATCAAGCTTTCGAAAAAAATGAAACGGATCGTGCAACAAAACGTGGTGTTTTCCATCGCTGTGATCATGCTGCTGATCGCGTCGAACTTCCTGCAAATCCTGGATCTCCCTTATGGGGTCATCGGGCATGAAGGTAGTACGATCTTGGTTATCTTAAATGGTCTGCGATTGTTGAAATAA
- a CDS encoding MFS transporter, with protein sequence MNQTLTFRFWVLVGIVAISGFSQGMLLPLIAIIFEQDGISSSLNGLNATALYIGILLASPLMERPLHKIGYKPMIIIGGIVVAASLLLFPVWKSFWFWFFLRLCIGIGDHMLHFATQTWITSFSPKEHRGRNISIYGVSFGVGFAVGPMMTQLITIHQALPFIISSLLSLTVWMFVFKLQNEFPDQQNIGSASFLGSFQRFGKVLKYAWVALLPPLGYGFLEASLNGNFPVFALRNGLSIEAVAILLPAFAVGSIISQVPLGILSDKYGRQNVLLIVMMIGFLCFSAAGIVSGSTMGLFICFTLAGMAVGSTFSLGISYMTDLLPKELLPAGNIMCGIFFSFGSMMGPFVGGITIDWFKGSSFFYLIACMMLMIFVSLLVFSLQNRRSEITQNN encoded by the coding sequence ATGAATCAAACACTTACCTTCCGTTTCTGGGTCCTTGTCGGAATCGTGGCAATTTCAGGATTCTCACAAGGGATGCTCCTTCCTTTAATCGCCATCATATTCGAGCAGGACGGCATCTCTTCCTCCCTGAACGGATTAAACGCAACTGCACTATATATCGGAATCTTACTCGCCTCTCCATTAATGGAAAGGCCACTTCATAAAATCGGATACAAGCCTATGATCATCATCGGAGGAATAGTGGTCGCAGCGTCACTTTTACTGTTCCCGGTTTGGAAATCCTTCTGGTTCTGGTTCTTCCTGCGTCTTTGCATTGGAATCGGCGATCACATGCTGCACTTCGCCACCCAGACATGGATCACATCGTTTTCACCAAAAGAACATCGCGGACGTAATATATCCATCTACGGGGTCTCTTTTGGAGTCGGTTTTGCCGTGGGACCGATGATGACTCAGCTCATCACCATCCATCAGGCATTGCCGTTCATCATCTCTTCCTTATTAAGCCTGACCGTGTGGATGTTCGTCTTTAAATTACAAAACGAATTCCCCGATCAGCAAAATATCGGCAGTGCCTCGTTCCTTGGATCGTTCCAGCGCTTCGGAAAGGTTCTCAAATATGCATGGGTCGCCCTGTTGCCTCCGTTGGGATATGGTTTCCTTGAAGCTTCATTAAATGGAAACTTCCCTGTGTTCGCCCTTCGAAACGGTCTTTCCATTGAAGCAGTCGCCATCCTCCTGCCTGCTTTTGCCGTGGGAAGTATCATTTCCCAGGTACCACTCGGGATTCTGAGTGACAAATATGGAAGACAAAATGTCCTGCTCATCGTCATGATGATCGGCTTTCTCTGCTTTTCTGCCGCAGGAATCGTCTCTGGATCCACCATGGGCTTATTTATCTGCTTTACGTTAGCCGGGATGGCTGTCGGATCGACTTTTTCACTTGGTATTAGTTATATGACTGATCTTCTGCCAAAAGAATTACTTCCTGCCGGAAACATCATGTGCGGGATCTTCTTCAGCTTCGGAAGCATGATGGGTCCATTCGTTGGAGGGATCACCATCGACTGGTTCAAAGGCTCAAGCTTCTTCTACTTAATTGCATGCATGATGCTGATGATTTTTGTGAGCCTACTCGTCTTTTCCCTTCAAAATCGACGTAGTGAAATAACCCAGAATAACTAG
- a CDS encoding LacI family DNA-binding transcriptional regulator, with translation MDIFDIARIAGVSRKTVQRVLNNSDQVRAETRERILQIMEENHYQPNVSARRLVKKKTHTIGLFIIQDPSKHRIYSDDLFYSVVIGAMINACSERGYNMLVTMTDLNDSSPVLKLYREKSIDAGIIISWSNVQSIVDQISAAGFLVGVFDQNNVSRWTPEIPMPVLQNEVSALGATNHFIELGHEAIGIITGDEDNPAAMARLRGYQIAMQTAGLPVQTDYIYKGKFIEESGRDAVNHWIGRGTLPSAIVCSNDHIAFGALKALKKAGKNVPDDVSLIGFDNLLLTEYTSPALTTMHVPRVEMAVALVEQLIHRIEEIPYEKMSPFQAALVKRASCRQKD, from the coding sequence ATGGATATATTTGATATTGCGAGGATTGCGGGGGTGTCTCGGAAGACGGTACAGCGTGTATTGAACAATTCGGATCAGGTACGAGCGGAGACCCGGGAACGCATTCTGCAGATTATGGAGGAGAATCACTATCAGCCCAATGTGTCAGCGAGAAGGCTGGTGAAAAAAAAGACGCACACGATCGGCCTTTTTATCATTCAAGATCCTTCGAAGCATCGTATATATTCGGATGACCTATTTTACAGTGTGGTGATCGGGGCCATGATCAATGCCTGTTCAGAGCGGGGCTATAATATGCTGGTGACTATGACGGATCTGAATGATTCCTCCCCGGTTTTAAAACTTTACCGTGAAAAGAGCATCGATGCGGGGATCATCATCAGTTGGAGCAACGTCCAATCAATCGTGGATCAAATTTCCGCAGCGGGCTTCTTGGTGGGGGTCTTTGATCAAAACAACGTGTCAAGGTGGACACCTGAGATCCCGATGCCCGTATTACAAAACGAGGTGAGTGCACTGGGGGCGACCAATCATTTCATTGAGCTTGGTCATGAGGCGATCGGGATCATTACGGGTGATGAAGATAATCCTGCAGCAATGGCGCGATTGAGAGGCTATCAAATAGCGATGCAAACAGCAGGGCTTCCCGTGCAAACGGATTACATATATAAAGGTAAGTTCATCGAGGAGTCAGGACGGGATGCCGTCAATCATTGGATCGGGCGGGGGACTCTTCCTTCAGCTATCGTTTGTTCGAATGATCATATTGCATTCGGTGCCCTCAAGGCGTTAAAAAAAGCCGGCAAAAATGTCCCTGACGATGTGTCTCTCATTGGCTTTGATAATCTATTGCTTACGGAATATACGTCTCCCGCATTAACGACCATGCATGTACCTAGAGTTGAGATGGCGGTGGCTCTGGTGGAGCAGCTGATTCATAGAATCGAGGAGATTCCCTATGAAAAGATGAGTCCATTTCAAGCTGCACTCGTCAAACGAGCTTCCTGTCGTCAAAAAGATTAA
- a CDS encoding OsmC family protein, whose amino-acid sequence MEFNMQEGGFFTDLGFGKLEVSGNEEYGFRPFQLLVSSVAVCSGGVLRKVLEKMRIEFDDIHIKADVTRNEAEANRVEAISLHFTIRGTDLDENKIEKAMKLTRKNCSMVQSVQDSIKIEETFELVQ is encoded by the coding sequence ATGGAATTTAACATGCAAGAAGGCGGATTTTTCACAGATTTAGGGTTTGGGAAGCTGGAGGTTTCGGGTAACGAAGAGTATGGCTTTCGGCCGTTCCAATTATTGGTATCTTCCGTAGCAGTCTGCAGCGGGGGAGTGCTCCGAAAAGTACTGGAGAAAATGCGCATCGAATTTGACGACATACATATCAAAGCAGATGTAACCCGCAACGAAGCCGAAGCAAACAGAGTCGAAGCCATCTCCCTTCACTTCACCATCAGAGGGACGGACCTCGACGAAAACAAAATCGAAAAAGCCATGAAGCTCACCCGCAAAAACTGCTCCATGGTCCAATCCGTACAAGACAGCATCAAAATCGAAGAAACGTTTGAGTTAGTGCAGTGA
- a CDS encoding carbohydrate binding domain-containing protein, which produces MIKKAVTSFTAACLIMSLTPGNIGKATQKEKPFHLKDSTLIDKTIEGDLVITPDAGKDITLENVTVHGKTLIKGEAPDTLQLSDSELHNLSVQGPGHPTKITVSGESIVEETLLDGNAELEERELSSVGFQNVTVSASTVKTKKADLKGEFETITTTGKKGKAEVELDGVADRFEMNALSNVNLAKDALVKELTVSASGKGSIIDGDGNVEKATLNGTVIYKGEETSDASSFASPWSLVWNDEFNQAEIDRSKWTFDIGNGFTDANGTFIPGWGNNEKQYYTDRPDNAKAEDGKLVITAKEEEYEGHSYTSARLKTKGLFSKTYGKFEMKASLPVGKGYWPAFWMLPEDDKYGGWAASGEIDILEAQGSNPQEAIGTIHYGETWPNNKYTGAHYAFEDGSTIADEHVYSVEWEPGEIRWYVDGKLRQTQNNWYSKGTGNAANFTYPAPFDQPFHMLLNVAIGGNFDGDPTEDTMFPQSMDVDYVRVYDLTGRPYKTPELPVFEQQPLPEEAKQPLEDGNLIYNNGFDQDWDDVEGIEGVENTDYWYFLTVPDFGGKANVSLDQLDSVNYAKVDIQEPGNQPYSVQLIQDASIGKGRYYRVSFDAKSSEARPINVKVSGGPERGYATYSRSESFELTDQVQTYETVFQMTEETDLAARLEFNLGLSTLPVWIGNVRVEEIPPVKVDPDASKSALPDGNLVYNGTFDQGFPDRLLYWNLVDSENAEFIGVDPDERVFSAKPLNETDKVQLVQKGVQLQAGSEYELTLDGMAESARDIQIEMRSKDGEVSYAAETIPLNGDWESHGMAFKMRDVTDLEAQLVIHLGGSTHKVKLDNMKLLKKVGPIDPFPIKNGTFDNALDPWESYIHFDAGASIQHVDGEAHISIGNEGKEAWSVQLFQGNLVLEPGKEYTLSSMQALQ; this is translated from the coding sequence ATGATTAAAAAAGCTGTCACCTCTTTTACCGCTGCATGTCTCATCATGAGTCTTACACCAGGAAACATAGGAAAAGCAACGCAGAAAGAAAAGCCTTTTCACCTCAAGGATTCGACATTAATAGATAAAACGATTGAAGGCGACCTGGTGATCACACCTGATGCCGGAAAAGACATCACCCTTGAAAACGTGACGGTTCACGGGAAGACCCTTATCAAAGGGGAAGCGCCTGATACCCTTCAGCTGTCCGATTCGGAGTTACACAATCTATCGGTTCAAGGACCTGGTCACCCTACAAAGATCACCGTCTCTGGGGAATCAATAGTCGAAGAAACCCTGTTGGATGGAAATGCCGAGCTTGAAGAAAGAGAACTTTCGTCCGTTGGATTCCAAAACGTAACCGTATCGGCATCCACGGTCAAAACGAAGAAAGCTGATTTGAAAGGCGAGTTCGAAACGATTACAACCACTGGTAAAAAAGGAAAGGCTGAAGTAGAGCTTGACGGCGTTGCAGATCGGTTTGAAATGAACGCGCTTTCAAACGTCAACCTTGCTAAGGATGCGTTAGTAAAGGAACTTACTGTATCAGCATCCGGTAAAGGGTCGATTATCGATGGAGACGGTAACGTGGAGAAAGCAACTTTGAACGGCACCGTTATATATAAGGGAGAAGAAACAAGTGATGCATCTTCTTTTGCTTCACCATGGTCCCTCGTATGGAATGACGAATTCAATCAGGCCGAAATTGACCGTTCGAAATGGACGTTCGATATCGGCAACGGGTTTACCGATGCCAATGGTACCTTTATACCCGGGTGGGGGAATAATGAAAAACAATATTACACAGACCGCCCTGATAACGCTAAGGCAGAAGATGGAAAGCTCGTCATCACGGCTAAAGAAGAAGAGTATGAAGGCCACTCTTATACGTCCGCACGCCTGAAAACGAAGGGGCTTTTTTCAAAAACGTATGGGAAATTCGAAATGAAGGCGTCGCTTCCAGTCGGGAAAGGCTACTGGCCGGCGTTCTGGATGCTCCCGGAAGATGATAAGTATGGAGGATGGGCAGCCTCCGGTGAAATCGATATATTAGAAGCCCAGGGAAGTAATCCACAAGAAGCGATCGGGACGATTCATTACGGTGAAACCTGGCCGAACAATAAATACACCGGCGCTCACTATGCCTTTGAAGATGGATCGACCATTGCCGACGAGCATGTATACTCAGTTGAATGGGAGCCGGGGGAAATTCGTTGGTATGTGGATGGAAAGCTCCGCCAAACCCAAAACAATTGGTATAGCAAAGGGACAGGCAATGCGGCCAACTTCACGTATCCTGCACCATTTGATCAGCCTTTTCACATGTTATTGAATGTGGCGATCGGCGGGAATTTTGACGGGGATCCAACAGAGGATACCATGTTCCCTCAATCCATGGACGTTGACTATGTGCGGGTTTATGATCTGACGGGAAGACCGTATAAAACGCCGGAGTTGCCTGTATTCGAACAGCAACCATTACCGGAAGAAGCGAAACAACCCCTCGAAGACGGAAATCTCATTTACAATAATGGATTTGATCAGGACTGGGATGACGTTGAAGGGATTGAAGGGGTGGAGAATACGGATTACTGGTATTTCTTGACCGTCCCTGATTTTGGAGGGAAAGCGAATGTGTCCCTTGATCAGTTGGATAGCGTGAACTACGCAAAAGTCGATATACAGGAGCCCGGTAATCAACCTTATTCTGTCCAGCTGATACAAGATGCCTCTATTGGAAAAGGACGTTATTATCGTGTGTCTTTTGATGCGAAGTCCAGTGAGGCGCGTCCGATTAATGTAAAAGTCAGCGGGGGTCCAGAGAGGGGATATGCCACGTATTCACGAAGTGAGTCGTTTGAGTTAACAGATCAGGTGCAAACCTATGAAACGGTGTTCCAAATGACGGAGGAAACCGATCTTGCAGCCCGACTGGAGTTTAATTTAGGCTTGTCCACCCTGCCTGTCTGGATCGGAAATGTCCGGGTCGAGGAAATCCCTCCTGTGAAAGTGGATCCGGATGCTTCCAAGTCTGCGCTTCCTGACGGGAACCTTGTCTATAATGGGACGTTCGACCAGGGATTCCCTGACCGTTTGCTTTATTGGAATTTGGTAGATTCCGAGAATGCTGAGTTCATCGGGGTGGATCCCGATGAGCGGGTATTTTCTGCCAAGCCTTTAAATGAAACGGACAAAGTACAATTAGTGCAAAAAGGTGTTCAGCTTCAAGCTGGAAGTGAATATGAACTGACACTGGACGGGATGGCTGAAAGTGCCCGTGATATTCAGATTGAGATGAGAAGCAAGGATGGAGAGGTTTCCTATGCAGCGGAAACGATTCCTCTGAATGGTGATTGGGAGAGTCATGGCATGGCTTTCAAGATGCGGGATGTAACGGATTTGGAAGCGCAGCTGGTCATCCACCTTGGGGGCAGCACTCATAAAGTGAAGCTGGATAATATGAAACTATTGAAAAAAGTGGGACCCATTGATCCGTTTCCTATTAAAAACGGGACATTCGACAATGCTTTAGATCCCTGGGAGTCTTACATCCATTTTGATGCAGGGGCAAGTATTCAGCATGTCGATGGTGAAGCACATATCTCCATCGGGAATGAAGGGAAGGAAGCATGGAGCGTTCAACTCTTTCAAGGGAATCTGGTGCTAGAGCCCGGGAAAGAATACACGCTATCCTCGATGCAAGCTCTTCAGTAG
- a CDS encoding endonuclease/exonuclease/phosphatase family protein gives MKLLTLNCHSWQEDSQLEKISILAHDIAEKSYDVIALQEVSQLIESETAQGLVKKDNFALVLLGELEKLGVKDYSLVWDFAHIGYDVYEEGVAILTKHPVVEEHRFFISKSHDQSYWKTRKIAGATISYEGKPLTFYSCHLGWWTDEEEPFKFQVDSLIEQVTTEFPFFLMGDFNNNAWVREEGYDYLLSKGLMDTFDEAVERDNGITVEGKIAGWDENKVDLRIDLVLSSEKVDVRSSRVIFNDVNKPVVSDHFGVEVVLGEGVGS, from the coding sequence ATGAAATTACTCACGTTGAATTGTCACTCATGGCAAGAAGACAGCCAACTCGAAAAAATCTCGATCCTGGCACATGACATCGCGGAGAAATCCTACGATGTCATCGCCCTCCAGGAAGTCAGTCAGCTGATCGAAAGTGAGACTGCCCAGGGCTTAGTTAAAAAAGACAATTTTGCCCTTGTCCTTCTTGGGGAACTGGAGAAACTTGGCGTGAAGGATTATTCATTAGTATGGGACTTCGCTCATATCGGGTACGACGTCTATGAAGAAGGCGTCGCCATCTTAACGAAGCACCCGGTCGTTGAAGAACACCGCTTCTTCATCTCAAAAAGCCATGACCAATCCTACTGGAAAACCCGTAAGATCGCAGGGGCCACGATTTCATATGAAGGAAAGCCCCTCACCTTCTACTCCTGCCACCTCGGCTGGTGGACGGACGAAGAAGAACCGTTTAAGTTTCAGGTTGACTCATTGATCGAGCAAGTCACCACTGAATTCCCCTTCTTTTTAATGGGCGACTTCAATAATAATGCATGGGTTCGTGAGGAAGGATATGATTACCTTCTTTCCAAAGGACTCATGGATACATTTGATGAAGCTGTTGAACGTGACAACGGGATAACCGTTGAAGGGAAGATTGCCGGATGGGATGAGAATAAGGTCGATTTAAGGATTGATCTTGTGTTGTCCAGTGAGAAAGTGGACGTTCGGTCGTCCCGGGTCATCTTTAATGATGTCAATAAGCCTGTTGTCTCGGATCACTTCGGGGTTGAAGTGGTTTTGGGTGAAGGGGTAGGCAGCTGA